The following proteins are encoded in a genomic region of Arachis stenosperma cultivar V10309 chromosome 4, arast.V10309.gnm1.PFL2, whole genome shotgun sequence:
- the LOC130974777 gene encoding protein FAR1-RELATED SEQUENCE 4-like, whose protein sequence is MGYIAFQKGGYRHADFTHKDLYNHIDRYRRSKVKNGNANAAINYLIGKLNNDPLFFGKYTFTSDKGLEHIFWADGQSIVDYHCFGDIVAFDSMYKKNKYNKPLVIFSGCNHHGQTIIFGSGLLSDETTDTYKWLLKTFVESTGEKSPKAVITDRDFAMRDAIKNVLPDATHRLCGWHLQRNACENIKNLNFLRDFKGLIYDNNDRRDFDRKWAAIWISTTLLGVPG, encoded by the coding sequence ATGGGATATATTGCGTTCCAAAAGGGTGGATATCGTCATGCTGACTTCACACACAAAGATTTGTACAACCACATTGATCGTTATCGTAGATCAAAAGTAAAAAATGGGAATGCCAATGCGGCAATAAATTATTTGATTGGCAAGTTAAACAACGATCCACTGTTCTTTGGAAAGTATACTTTCACTAGTGACAAAGGGCTCGAGCATATTTTTTGGGCAGATGGGCAATCAATTGTCGACTATCACTGCTTTGGAGATATTGTTGCCTTTGATTCAATGTACAAGAAGAATAAATACAACAAACCTTTGGTCATTTTCTCTGGATGCAATCATCATGGGCAGACTATTATCTTTGGCTCCGGCCTACTATCCGACGAAACCACAGACACGTATAAGTGGTTGTTGAAAACATTTGTTGAATCGACGGGTGAAAAAAGTCCTAAAGCAGTAATAACTGATAGAGACTTTGCCATGCGAGATGCAATCAAGAATGTTCTTCCTGATGCGACCCATCGGTTATGCGGATGGCATCTTCAGAGAAATGCATGTGAAAATATAAAGAATCTTAATTTCCTACGGGATTTTAAGGGTCTTATATACGACAACAACGACCGCAGAGATTTTGATCGGAAATGGGCAGCCATTTGGATAAGCACAACCTTGTTGGGAGTACCTGGATAG